The nucleotide sequence gtttcctcccaccctcagtttcccgacgggcgggttagattaggttaaaattgccccatggGATTTCTAAATATCTAATCTGCGGATTTTGCATTTTTTCCAGGTACAGCCACGGATTTATTTGCACACATGTAAATCTCTCTGGAATACCAGCTCAGAGTCGGCGTGATGTCTAAGCAGGAGCTGACTGCCCAGCTCTGCTCGAAGGGGGACCAGTACCTTACGAGCGGTTCTCCGGCCAAAGCCACCGCCTGTTACACCACAGCCTTCAGCCAGAGCGCCGAGCAGACTGTCCAACACGTGAAATCTTTGGGGGAACTCGGCCTGGGCGATGTCGTGGCAGTGTTGGAGGGCTGGTGCGCCGACCAGAGCTGGGTTCCGATCCAgtccggcggcggcggcggcgagcCCGCGGGCAAGACGCCCGTCAGCGTGGGGGTGGCCGCCGTGTTCCTCTCGACGCTGAGCCCCAGCAACCTGACGGCCTCGGTGCTGAAGATGGACGCGCTGCTGAGGAGCGGGCGGCACGAGGAGGCGGTGAGTCGCTGCAACGCCTTGCTCAACGCCCACCCGAGGCACTCGGTGGGCCTGCTGCTGACCAGGGCTCTGGCATGGGTCCTGTCCGGCAGCCACTCGGGCAACGGAGTTGTGGACTACCTGCAGGCCTTCGTCAAGAGGCAAGAGGAAACCGTGGCGTTCGTGACCACCCGGCAGAAGGGACACTTGCCGCAGATCGTCCGGGCCTTTGCCGACTACATGTCCCTGCGCGAACGGAGCCCTCAAAATGGCCGCGTGGACGGCTTGTTGAGCGATTGCCGCCGATTTCTGACGGCCGTGGAGCCTCGTGACGTCAGCGCGCACCGGACGTGCGCCGCGCGCCTTTTCGAACTGCGGCGGTTTGAGGAAAGCGCGGGAAGCTGCAGCGCGGCGCTCGAGCTGCTGTCGAGGCTCGGGGAATCGGAGCCGGAGGACGGGGAGGAGAAGGCCGCTCTCCTCATCGGCCGGGCCGCTGCCCACTTCGCCATGGGCAACCGGGAGAGGGAGGTGATGCATGACCTGGCGACGGCCTTTGAACGCGACCCGGGGCTTGCCAGGAGACACTTCGACCAGCTCTTCTTGCCGCACAGCGCCGGCACCGTCGTGGAGCGTGCCAAGCAGTTTATCGAGGCCCGGTTCTCCGAGTACAAGGAGACCGTGCGCTGCCGGGCTGACCTGAGATCTGACGGCGGAgccgacctcctccagcccgttcTCGAAGCACTCCAGTTGGTGGTCCGCATCGACCCGGAGGCCAGGCGAGACCTGCAGATCCGACTGGCCGACTGCAAGCTGCTCTCCGGGGACGCCAACGGCTCCCTCCAGTTGTGCCAGCGCCTGATCGCTTCTGATCGAAAGACCTACCAAAACACCATACTGGTCCTCCGCGGCTTCTGTCACCTCCACGCCGGCGACCATAAGCAGGCCCTGGAGGACTTCCAGACCATCCTGGAGCACGACCTGCCACACCCCGGGAGCTGCGTCAAGGCTATGTGTGGGCGAGGCCTGGTGCGAATGCTGGCCGGTAGCTCTTATCTAACGGCCCTGGACTACATCACGGCGAGCAGGCTGCGGCTGGACGAAGCGGTTCTGTTCGTGAAGTCGTACGTTCCCTGGAACCAGCGAGGCCTGTTGTACAAGGTGCTTCAGGAAGAAGGGCAGAAAATCCTTCAGAGAAAACGCTCCAGCCCGTCCGCCAGTGCTGTGTTCAGGAAGAAGAAAAGTGCAGAACATGGAAACCAAGACTATTTTTTCAAAGAAGGGTACAGCCTTTTTTATTTAATATAAGTGCATTGTTTTTTTAAACCTGTATCATTCAAGTTAGATTTTTTTTCAGgacaataacattttgggatacagtatatgagtaatttgagacatgacaggtGGTAAGTGCAGCATGTTTGGAAGGAACAGATGGCTTTGGACCtacggttcccaaagctctccaccactgcggTTTTCCTCACCTCGTGTCTGGGTCTGTAGTAGACTAGTTGATAGAGGTTGATTGCCATGAGTAGTCAACTCCATTATCCTTGTATCATGCTactaccagaatggtagaaggCGCACTATATTGACCGTGGTCTTttcttgtctagcaattcctatcctAACAAACTTTTCATTTAGTATAACTTGAGCTGCAATGGAGTGTGATGGTTGGTCAGCAGAATGCAGTTATACTGCTGACTGTGCATGGCTACAGGTTGTATTGGGGGGGTCACACACAAAAAGAACACACTGCTTCTCAATTCTCGTTGTTTGAGTACAGCCAGAAGCTTCTGCTTTCCACTGAAATTAAAAGCATTGAATAAGTTTATGAAGTGTCATGGGTTCTATCGCGCTTGTGTTGAGTTGCAATGGCTTCAATATaactcctttgatttatactttaTAATCTATACATGCTCGAAGCCATTTCGTATTGATGTGAAAGTATATAACAGCACCTGCCCTCTGGTAGCTTTTGAGTATTATTTGTATATTACATTTTATATGATTTGAGTGCGAGAATTCAATTATATTCAGGTTTTGGAGAGGGTGAAATTCAGATTAATTTGGGCTTAGAATGTCGCAGAACttgaatatttgcatttataataAGGCGTGATTCCGTAATGTGGTGGGTGTGTAATCGGTGAttttattctttttaaaaatcagtggGTATCTGCTCACCGCAAGGATGCTCAATCCATCATTGTGAAATCGCCTTTACCAGATCATCCTGTGGAAAGATCTGGAAATATTTCCAAGTGCGTCACATAAATTAGTTACTTTTGGAGAACATTGATTTAATTATGTTGGAGCTATTCTGCACCAGCAAGTTCCCATAGACAATGCGGATATGAtagtctagtggttatggtactggactagtaatccagaggatgagagttcaaattccaccacggCAAGTTGGGAACTTGAATTTCATCAAATCTGGTGATTTTCAGGCTTGGACCAGATAAAATGACCATGAATGCTGCTGGATTGCTGTAAGAATCCAActagttcactgatgtccttcagagaagggaacctgccactcctACTCTTTCTGgactacgtgactccagtcccactcgacATGGTCGACTcttttaatgccctcagggcaactggtgatgggcaataaatgcaaccttgccagtgtcacctacatcctgagaacaaatataaaaataggCTGAATGTTTTTTGAGTGGCATTGTTGGCCAGAACTCCTTTTTGTCTTCCAGTAGTGCCACAAAAGCTACCTGAACAGGTGGACacggcctctgtttaatgtcccaTCAGAAGAATGGAGTAATGCTTCCTTATGTTCCACCTAATTCTACCCCTTTTCAGTTTAGATTTCTATTCCCTTGTTCTGCTATCCCATATTAAATAGTTCTAACTGACCCTCAATCATGTCCCTCCTCACATTTCCTCTCCAGCAAGGAGCCCCAGTTCTGAGAGTCCATCCTCCTTTGTTTTATTCTCTAGTGTCCTAATTATTCCAGTAGCTTTTCTCTTACACGATTTGCAACTCAGCTTTATCCTTCTTGTAGTGAGGGTTCCAGAATTTCATCAATACTCCAGCTCTGGACTGATGCTCTATAAATTGACCAGATCCTTTTGATCTACACGccattccattttttttaaacatacgaCCTAATATCCCATTTCCTTTTTTGATAGCGGCTGGACATTGTTTGATGTCTTTGTTGAAGGATTTATCTACTAAGACTCCCTGTGTCCCTTTCCTGATTTGCTATTGGCAATTTTCCCCCATTAATTCTATAACTCCTCTGCTTAATTTGTGTTCCTAAGTGCATGAATTTACACTTAAACTGCATTTGCCAATTGTCTGCCCATCTTCCCAGATAGTCTTAAGTCCCCAGTAATTTTCTGAGAAGTGAACAAGATGCTTCAACAGTgttcacaagattagggctcatgggattgagggtaatatattagcatggattggttaatggacagaaaacagagagtaggaatacaggtcattttcaggttggcaggttgtaattaatggggtgctgcagggattggtgcttgagcctcagctatttacaatccatattaatgacttagacaaagggacagagtgtaatgtatccatgtttgctgacgatacaaagctaagtgggaaagtaagctgcgagggcctgcaaagggatatcgacaggttaagtgagtgggcaagaaggtggcagatggagtataatgtggggaaatgtgagattattcactctTTGGTAGGAAAAGTAGaaaaaacaaattttttaaatggtgagaaactattgaaatgttggtgtttagagggatttgggtgtctttgtacacgaaacgcagaaagttaacatgcaggtacagcaagcaattagcaagtcaaatggtacgttggcctttattgcaaggaagttggagttcaagagtaaggaagtcttgctgcaactgtacagggctttggtgagaccacacctggagtatgtatgcagttttggcctccttgccttagagacggtgcaacaaaggttcattagattgattcctagtttgagagggttgtcctatgaggaaagattgagtagaatgggcctatactctctggagtttagaagaatgagaggggatctctgaaacatgtaagattttgatagggcttgacagggtagatgctgaggggatatttcccctagctggagagtctagaactaggggacatagtctcaggataaagggtctgacatttaggactgagatgaggaacatCTTCACTGAGggacgtgaatctttggaattctctaccccagagggctgtggatgctcagtcaatgAGTATATtagagactgaaatcgatagtttTTTTGActcttaagggaatcaaaggatacggggatcgggtgggaaggtggagttgaggttgaagatcagccatgatcttaatgaatggcggagcaggctcatggggctgtatagcctattcctgctcctatttcttatgtttttttttctattttctttcttGCAGGCTGAGAATTCAGATCAGAATGACTGGATGGATAGCAACCATTTGTCATTGATCTCTGGAATCCGGAATTGAAACTACCTAACTTCATAGTATCCCATGCCCCTGGAGGCATATACAGTGTCTCCTTTACATTCGCCATTGCCTCTCGAGGCAGCACTGTAACGCAAAAGTGTTTTCCTGGCATGGAGCCTTGCCTGCCGGTAACACATCGGACAATAGCATGTGCGCTGCCCACTATTCGCCATCCATTAAAGGGTAGAAAATGATCAGGAATGCTCCTGTGATCTGCTACATACTCTCATCGGACATTTGATgagtttaaaaggaaaaaaacctCGACCATTAAATCCAAACACGTTTGTTTTCTCCTAGAGATGCTTTGGGTGTTCATTACTTGTCCTTGCTGCTGTTGGAGCTGGACCCATCAGATGAGGTTTCCCGAATTCTGTCCGCAGACGCCCTCTATCAGTTGGGCCGGACGGAAGATGCTCACAAGACGCTGCTGGTATTGCTCGGCAAGAACTCACAGCGTTCTTCAGTCCTGGCGCGGCTCGCTCTGCTTCAGCTGAAGAAAGGCTTTCTATATGACGCCAACCAGGTATGGTTACTGGGGTGCAGTAAGAAGATGGAGTCACGGTGTTTAAGGTGAGGCGTTGTCTACCTTGGTATTCCCTGGTATCAGCAGGGAGGAAAaattaagggagagagagaatgcctcagGGGTGACCTACTCAAAGCTTTCTGAATTTTAAAGCAAATTGTTGATCCACAAACCCATAGacatttacagcacggaaggtggccattcgacccatcgtatctgtgctggttctttgctagagcaatccaaaagtaattgcactgcctcactctcttcccTATGGCCCTGTATTTTTCTctacttcaaatgtttatctgctttttcttttaaaagatcTCTGCCTTTACACTCCCGGTGGTGAGCAACTATGTGTATGAGTTTCTCCTAATTCCTCTCCTTAGTCTCTCAGATTCAGATAAGATGTTTGAATCGTAGGGAACACAAATTAAAACAGATTAAATTATGGGTAACAAGTGAAGTCGGGGGAGCTTTTTCGCTCAAAAGGTAAACAAATTGAAGGAGATTGAAGCAGGCAGTATAAATGGGGTCAGAGACAATTAGATGTATTTGTGGAGAGACATGGGATTGACAGATATGGTGAAAAGGTAGGGATAAGTAGAGTTGATCTatgaacattaaacacactcAGTTGAACCTAATGGTCTTTCCCTATTCTAAAGTTTCTCATGATTTCAGCTATAGCAAGGCTGCTGGTTTGGAGTTTTTATGGGAGGGGAATGGATGAAATTGTGGAATGGGATCCCCAAAACTCTGTTTAAAATCTTGGAATTTCATGTAATAAAAATAGTTTGTGAGTAATTCAGTTATGGTAAATAAATAGCTTAGTTGGGAAACGGAACCTGATTATCTTCTGACCACAAGGTGGCAGCAAACCTCAGGTTATTTCTTCAGGCAGCCAAAATGTGTTTATTTTTTCAATGTAATTTAAGTTTATTTACTTCAACTTGAATATTTAACTAACCAATTCTGATCTTTATCAAAAGATGCACTGGGCAAGTAATGTTCATGGAGCTTTGTGAAAAGGGAGACTTTGGCTGTGAAATAAGTTATAAAAAATTGCACTTTTCTGAATTTTAAGCCTGTTGAGAAAGATTGAGTAACGAAGGAAAGCTCATGGGTGCAGTAGATATATATTGCAGATTTTGGTCAAAATGGAGGGTGCAGGTAGTTGACTAGTCTGTCTGAGGATACAGACCCATAGAACGGTACTAAGTGGAGGGTACAATATGGGAGATATGAGCCCCTGCAGCAATGGTCCTGAGGAATGGGTACAATATAGGActctacaaagaaagacttgcatttatgtagcacttttcaggatatcccacagtgcttcacagccagttaggtacttttgcagtgttgtcactgttgtacagGCATGCAGAGAATTGTACTGAGGGGTGTGTAAAATACAGGAGGGTACGGACACCTGTGAAATGGCACTGAGGGATGAATTGTATGATCTGTTACTTCCAGCAGGATATCtgagatggtggggtggggggcagtggggAGCCAGCCGAGTGGCTCCTGCAGAACTTCCAGCCCAAGTCAAAGTCTAGGCTTGTCTCGCTATCACCACCAACTCCAAGGCTCCCCGTTGGCCATACTGAAGCCATCCTTTAAGTCCTCTCCGACATCTACATACCACTGGTTCAGCAACATTAAATGCTCCAACTGATTGCTCAGGCTGAACCTCGGTGTTCTGCTTGACCCTAACCTGACCATTCTTGCCCCACATCAGGACACCCTGTTCTTCCACTTCTGTGACATTGCTTGTTTCTGCCTCTAACTTTCTCTCCACTGGCGATTATTCTAATTTACTCTTTCATTCGCATTCTCCCCACTGGCTTCCCTTCCTCCAGCTCATCCAGAATCTTCAATTGCCCAAAGTACCAAACCCCTATTACCTCCATCCTCTACACTATTAATTCGATCCTcactttcaaattcctccacCATCTAGCTGCACCTAATCTGAAAGATCGTCTCCATTGAAAGATTCAGCCTGTACCCTTTGACTCTGCATTGCTACTCCTCCTTTTAAAGGCACAAGCCTGCCTGTTCTGTCTAggttcttccccctcctccagctctctgCCTCGTTACTTCCCTTCCCTTTTCAAAAACTTTCATTTAAAAACTCACCATTTCAACCAGGCATTTGCTCCCATCCACCACCACACACCTTTGcaatgctacccccccccccccgggtgtaAAGCTCTCCTGAGATGTCGTTTGATGTGAAGGAAATTGTACACATGCAATTTGGTGCCCCCTGTGCAAGTGAACAATCTGCATGGGTCCGAGGACTGCTCTAGAGTGTTACACTCTATATTGTCACAAGAGGGCGCTCCAACCACATAACTATTCAGTGCTGCTGCCAAACCAAAATCGCTGGCACGTCAAAGTAGCCTGCCTCAGTTGTGTTGGCCAAGTTGTACTGACTTTCCTGAGTGCCAATGCCAGTTAGTGCCAAATTACAGGTAGTTTTGTGCCCTTGCCTACTGGGAACTAAATTCAGCACccctcaaactcatttcacatagcccttacagccagcagacacaGAAAGAAGACTTTTATCCCAtcattctgggctggatttgaactctggTACCAAGGTGACAGGCCAGTGTCAACCAGGAGGCATGTTGACCGGGCCCCTGTGCGAACATTGCCATGgggtctttaatgtccacctgtaTCTTCTGAAGGGGCCTTCTTTGTCCTCTCCTCCAAAGAAAGGcattccaacaatgtagcactacctcagtactgcactcgagtgtcagcctagattatgtgctcaagtcctggagtagagCTTGAACCTACAGCCTTCTCACTTCGAGGTAAGAAGTAGGAATTTTTCCTGCTACATTTAGCATAGGGATTGCTGGACGGAAAAAGACCACAGTCCAtccagtttgccttctaccatcctgaaaATCGcataatacaatgataatggagttgttgactcatcatagcaatcaatctatcaattagtctacaacagacccagaaatgacacatggaaaaccccagtggtggagagcattgggaaccagaggtccaaagtcgtctgttcctcccaagcatgtcacAAGCACTGTGACCAGAGGTGCTATAATAGCAATAGTTCATTGTGCTATACTTGCAGCATTAGCACAATGATGATTTACACCAAGATATGAGCATATAATATAGGCTgcccctccagtgcagtactgagggagtgctacattgtcagaggtgctgtctttgagCCAGGACATTAAATTGAAGTCCTgtttgcctgttcagatggatattAAAGCAGTAATAGGGAAAAGGTAGGGTTATTATTCTAGAGATCAAATGGGCTAAAGAGGTCCTCCTTGTCCAAGCCAATTTTACCAATACTTATCCAgccagcagctccaaggaaataaGACTCCCTGAGCCAGCTGA is from Heptranchias perlo isolate sHepPer1 chromosome 32, sHepPer1.hap1, whole genome shotgun sequence and encodes:
- the ttc34 gene encoding tetratricopeptide repeat protein 34, whose translation is MSKQELTAQLCSKGDQYLTSGSPAKATACYTTAFSQSAEQTVQHVKSLGELGLGDVVAVLEGWCADQSWVPIQSGGGGGEPAGKTPVSVGVAAVFLSTLSPSNLTASVLKMDALLRSGRHEEAVSRCNALLNAHPRHSVGLLLTRALAWVLSGSHSGNGVVDYLQAFVKRQEETVAFVTTRQKGHLPQIVRAFADYMSLRERSPQNGRVDGLLSDCRRFLTAVEPRDVSAHRTCAARLFELRRFEESAGSCSAALELLSRLGESEPEDGEEKAALLIGRAAAHFAMGNREREVMHDLATAFERDPGLARRHFDQLFLPHSAGTVVERAKQFIEARFSEYKETVRCRADLRSDGGADLLQPVLEALQLVVRIDPEARRDLQIRLADCKLLSGDANGSLQLCQRLIASDRKTYQNTILVLRGFCHLHAGDHKQALEDFQTILEHDLPHPGSCVKAMCGRGLVRMLAGSSYLTALDYITASRLRLDEAVLFVKSYVPWNQRGLLYKVLQEEGQKILQRKRSSPSASAVFRKKKSAEHGNQDYFFKEGDALGVHYLSLLLLELDPSDEVSRILSADALYQLGRTEDAHKTLLVLLGKNSQRSSVLARLALLQLKKGFLYDANQLIKKVIEIGDTSCLLPIMDIFKSEDRDLMQRHCHSSAMSILQNKDGDTYIKEAVAYLSLAIISSGGTDEASLLTRARCYAHLNQKKTAIFDFGTILKANPAHVQARCGRAFMYVVLNKQKEAIQDIASALRTNQKMTIQEISSLKHEAQNLISSWLHDHCINTLIRMAEAKEKVFSEELVNLPAIGQSLLVINGKDSTRHILYVDILIAKEMYDDALKHLEEIFRKVPNDVAAKARYGLIQMKRRNTQLAVQNLSMLAEKDNKDLEFLLLFLDSKSCHHVVQVASQEASILAKENQQEKALRYYTLAVLASKNKAKYVRPRAMCLTRLKQHERALKDLREVIKRSTSSNSPELVEDYCCTGHIQLLILKDEEACKDYIKALQLDQSAALTNISSRPGRLSLSQHFQRIALRYFEQQLYEEAWHLAEYGLIIDENNTELKKLRARIKREASGCVVH